Genomic DNA from Theobroma cacao cultivar B97-61/B2 chromosome 3, Criollo_cocoa_genome_V2, whole genome shotgun sequence:
TGATTCAATGGGGAAGCCAGGGCTGAATGCCGTGAATAGAAGCCTTGAGAGTCTTTTAGACATGGACAAATCAGTAGCAGCTGCCGGCAAGAACAACAGGGTGCCACCTGTGCCGGTCCGGAAGACGATTCCAGGCCACGGCCTTGAGTTCAGTAACCTCTCTTACAGTGTcatgaagaaacaaaagaaagatggAGTATGGATCAAGAAAGAGGCCTATCTTCTCAATGATATATCGGGGCAGGCTATGAGGGGCGAGATCATGGCCATCATGGGGCCTAGTGGTGCTGGGAAATCCACGTTTCTTGATGCCTTGGCAGGTCGGATTGCACAAGGAAGTCTTGAAGGTTCTGTTAGAATCGATGGAAAGCCGGTCAGTCATTGTTTATCAtcttaatcaaatttgaaCGCATCTCTTTTCTCAGTACTGTATTACTTGTTCAGGTGACTGCAAGCTACATGAAGATGATTTCATCATATGTATTGCAAGACGACCAGCTGTTTCCCATGTTGACGGTTCACGAAACCTTCATGTTTGCAGCAGAAGTGAGGCTCCCTCCCTCCATCTCCAGGGCGGAGAAGAAAAAGCGAGTGACTGAGCTGCTTGATCAGCTAGGCCTAGAGGTAAGACAAAAGTATCTTCTGCATGCCTTTATTTGATTACAAACACAAATACTAAAACACTTTATAACACATGCAGAGCGCAGCACATACGTACATCGGTGATGAGGGAAGGAGAGGGGTGTCCGGAGGAGAGCGGCGGAGGGTGTCTATTGGCATCGATATTATTCATAAGCCATCTCTGCTGTTCCTCGATGAACCAACATCAGGTCTTGACTCCACAAGTGCTTACAGCGTTGTGGAAAAGGTGAAGGAAATCGCTCGAGGAGGCAGCATCGTCCTCATGACCATCCACCAACCTTCCTACAGAATTCAATTGCTCTTAGACCGCATAACCGTTTTAGCAAGGTACAAAGTAATTCCTTATCATACAAAGTCTTGGCCAAGAACACACAAAAATGTTTAGAACGCATGGTCATATTTCATCTAATACGTTTGAGCACCCAGTCTATCAGATGCCATGGCTCATGATTAATTGAAGTTGATCTTTAGTACTGATAAAGctatatatatcaaaatgtTACAGGGGTAGACTTGTGTACATGGGAAGCCTAGCCTCTCTCCCTGCTCACCTTTCTGGATTCGGCAGACCAGTTCCTGATGGTGAGAACAGTCTTGAATATCTTCTAGATGTTATCAAGGAGTACGATGAATCAACCGTGGGACTTGACCCTATTGTGCTGTACCAACGTGATGGTATCAAACCTGACCAAGCTGCCAGGACTCCAGTTCCAAAAACACCAAGGACTCCCTACATGAAAACGCCTGGATCCAGGCACGCTATTAGCCTTCATAGCCATGCTTTCTCTATTGGCCACGGAACATCTCGATCAGAGTCTGGCCAATTTGATTacgctgatgatgatgaagaagatgaggaTGAACAAGACTACTCTCTGGAACGCAAAGCTGCCCAGAGGTCCCAGACACCAATGAGTATGCAGAGTGGTGTCTATAATCCACGATTGGCATCTCATTTCTACAAAGATTTCTCGGTGTGGGTCTACCGTGGTGTCACTGGAACTCCTCGTCGTGCACCATCGTGGACTCCAGCCAGAACTCCCGGACAAACACCTGCTAAAACGCCAAGTTCTGGAGCAAGAAGTTATGTTTCAGGCCGATATCCAACGCCTCAACAACCACCTTCTCGCCACAAAGCCCCGGTAGTTTTAAGCCCATCTCTAGACCTGTACGCTCTTTCTTTTGAAGAGTTCGATATGGAAGAAGAAGTGCTAGATGAACCAGAGCATGGACCCAAGTTTGCAAATCCATGGCTCCGAGAGATTGCAGTTCTGTCATGGCGCACAGCTCTTAATGTGGTTCGAACGCCAGAACTCTTCCTTTCACGTGAGATAGTGTTGGCAGTCATGGCAATCATTCTATCCTCACTCTTCAGGAACTTGAGTCACTATGATTTCCAAACAGTGAACCGGCTTCTCAATTTCTACATCTTTGCAATTTGCTTAGTGTTCTTCTCCTCTAACGATGCTGTCCCAACGTTCATTCAAGAAAGATTCATCTTCATTCGGGAGACCTCCCACAATGCCTACCGGGCTTCATCTTATGTCATCTCCTCCCTCATAGTCTATCTCCCATTTTTTGCTATTCAAGGTTTCACATTTGCTGCAATCACCAAATATTGGCTTGACCTGAAAAGCAGCCTCTTAAACTTCTGGCTGATCCTTTATGCATCTCTGATAACAACCAATGCTTATGTGATGCTTGTCAGTGCACTTGTCCCCAGTTATATCACAGGTTATGCTGTTGTAATTGCTACAACAGCACTTTTCTTCCTGACTTGTGGCTTTTTCCTCAAAGGAAGTAAGATACCCATTGGCTGGAGGTGGCTCCACTACATTTCAGCAATCAAATATCCATTCGAGGCATTGTTAGTGAATGAGTTCAAAGACAAGGATATCTGCTATTCGGGGAACCCATCGGATCTTTCACCAGGACCTCTGGGGGAGTTAAAGCTCAGTGATCTGCATGAAAGCAACCTGGGTCTTAAAAACTGCATAATGATTGGAGAAGATGTTCTATCCTCAATGGGCATTAAATTGGAGAACCTTTGGTATGACATTCTTATCTTGCTAGCTTGGGGAGTTCTCTACCGGCTCTTCTTCTACCTGGTTCTCAGATTTTATTCCAAGAATGAGAGAAAATGACCGAACTCTTGGATTGTATCTCTAGGATTTCCATGTTTGTCACTTAAATTCTCTCTTCATTGCTAATACATGAACACGCTGTTAAAAGCACCAGCAAAACCACATATTTTCCTCCCATTTATTTGGAGTCATAAAATTtaaggaaatagaaaataaatgaacCGCAGGTTGTGGCAGCATCAGATAATCCATTGACGAAATTGCTAGAATTGGTCAACTTATAAGCACGTGACAAGCAAAAGTATATGAAACACTATCAAATTTACATTCAAATCTccccatatatatatatatatatatatatatatatatatattatttttgtctTAACTTNNNNNNNNNNNNNNNNNNNCTACCTAcctactatatatatatatatatatatatatatatatataagttttgtcttaacttcattttatttgatttgtttgttttacttcatttatatattaattttttatattggatttattatgttatatttatttaaaattatttaattgtaatttataagtataatatatatttttttataattgggagAAGGAGGATTCGAACCCTACTCTTTAAGCAGGAGAtaatgcaccaaccaatgaatCAAATATTCGGGTACTTGTaagtataatatataaaaggtTAAATGCTCAAATAAACGTTTAGgcactttttttaattaagggTCAAACATTTCAATTGTAACAATTAAAGGtcaaatattttcaatttcttacAATTAAGGATTGAGTTGATAGGTGGATGGAGTATGTATCAcatgtaataaaaaatcacgttaaaaatataattgttacacgtcatgttcaAAAATGtagttgttacacgtcatattgAAGATTTAATTGTTAcacacaaatttaattattatatgacATGATGTAAAAACTGTTACACATCACTCCATAATTTGAACagttttgatttgataaaaaagACTTTTTGACAACACTATTCTTCCGTATCTTACCCTTCCAAGTCGGTGTCCACATCATGAGCGTGTCCTACACGCACTAGACACCTCTCACCTTCGTCCTTGATTGTAAAGAATCGAAAACATTTGATCCTTAATTGTTACAATTGAAACatttgactctaaattgaCAAAAACTCCAAGATTTTGATCTCAAATTgaacatttaatttatctaaaaAAGCCCCtaaactattcaaaaaaattaaaataaattcttattcttttattaaattcaattaaatccttatatttttattttatgtcaaaTAATCGCTTTTAACGAattgttgattaattattattagtcaaaatactatttattattttatatcacatGGTACTATTATGACATGCTAATATATCATAACAAATAATGATGACATTTTTTACCGTATCAACATCATATGAGATAAAATGACGATTGACATTTGATTAGTgacaatatttaattaatcgttagttataaaaatcattttgattcaaaataaaaatacaacataataaaaacttaatttaaatttttcttaaataatttacaaatcGTTTTCAAATATCATGCCTAAATTGTAATCCTCCTTTTCTGTCTTTTCTTGACAGCATGTTATGTGACAAGAAAAACAAGGCTATTTGTCTGCTTGCTTCTGTGTTTCCTAAATGCTTCAGACATAGGATATTCAGAAAACGAGATTAGCGTAATTCCTGAGACAAGGGGACCTCAGGGTTTCTGGGACTGGCTTTAGGACTTTAACATCCTCCTCGGTTTTAGGAAATTATTAAGGTTATGTATCGAGGTCAATAGATTTGCTACGTTGCCGTTTCTTAGTTGTGTGCCTGCACTCAGACTAATTCACGTACAAGTTTACCAACCTGAAGCTGGAGTTTCCACACCGATCCTGTTTTGCatcaataaataaacaaagccTGGATTAGATTAGCCAAGAACCAACCAGTCTAGGCATGGGCACCCAGTTCAAAAAGCAAGTTGGGGGAAATGTCATAAAACTAGAATATAATACTAGTATTTCCCCCAATGACAGGATAGATGCTGGCATCAAGAGACACTGTAAACATGTAGTTCCTAGCATTAATCATAGATCAAGATATTTTAGCTTACTTCTAACTCTCAAACACCCTCTTGAGGACACAATCTAATCAAGGTAGGACTTGATCTTATGCTATTTTACTTGCTACGATAAACCTTACTACAGCACTTCTTCTACAATGATACTATGATTggtaattaactttttttcatGAAGTTTCTGATACAGAAGATCCATCAGAGTTACAGTAGTATTACATTATTAAATTTGGGTAAAAAAACCTTAGCTCCAGCAggtcatttttattaatatatatggTACAGATTTCCTACGATATTGCTCATGTCTTAACACTGTTGATATGTTCAAACATGCTTGTAAAAAGCAAGTAGAATTGGCCGGAGTCTACCTTCATTGATAGGCTAAACATCAGCCAGCATATTGGGCAATCTTCCTTTCAAGTAAACTTTTGTCAGCCCCTAC
This window encodes:
- the LOC18604383 gene encoding ABC transporter G family member 17; its protein translation is MGKPGLNAVNRSLESLLDMDKSVAAAGKNNRVPPVPVRKTIPGHGLEFSNLSYSVMKKQKKDGVWIKKEAYLLNDISGQAMRGEIMAIMGPSGAGKSTFLDALAGRIAQGSLEGSVRIDGKPVTASYMKMISSYVLQDDQLFPMLTVHETFMFAAEVRLPPSISRAEKKKRVTELLDQLGLESAAHTYIGDEGRRGVSGGERRRVSIGIDIIHKPSLLFLDEPTSGLDSTSAYSVVEKVKEIARGGSIVLMTIHQPSYRIQLLLDRITVLARGRLVYMGSLASLPAHLSGFGRPVPDGENSLEYLLDVIKEYDESTVGLDPIVLYQRDGIKPDQAARTPVPKTPRTPYMKTPGSRHAISLHSHAFSIGHGTSRSESGQFDYADDDEEDEDEQDYSLERKAAQRSQTPMSMQSGVYNPRLASHFYKDFSVWVYRGVTGTPRRAPSWTPARTPGQTPAKTPSSGARSYVSGRYPTPQQPPSRHKAPVVLSPSLDLYALSFEEFDMEEEVLDEPEHGPKFANPWLREIAVLSWRTALNVVRTPELFLSREIVLAVMAIILSSLFRNLSHYDFQTVNRLLNFYIFAICLVFFSSNDAVPTFIQERFIFIRETSHNAYRASSYVISSLIVYLPFFAIQGFTFAAITKYWLDLKSSLLNFWLILYASLITTNAYVMLVSALVPSYITGYAVVIATTALFFLTCGFFLKGSKIPIGWRWLHYISAIKYPFEALLVNEFKDKDICYSGNPSDLSPGPLGELKLSDLHESNLGLKNCIMIGEDVLSSMGIKLENLWYDILILLAWGVLYRLFFYLVLRFYSKNERK